Proteins co-encoded in one Streptomyces roseochromogenus subsp. oscitans DS 12.976 genomic window:
- a CDS encoding ParB/RepB/Spo0J family partition protein — translation MADLRARIKRYMAMASDYAVVAVTQWGAATTVPIGPTQFTNLSSASAPHWPQDTTNVPPTIPSEKEPALKIHPTASMFPTLSKDELHDLAESIKTDGQHKPIVLDADGVLLDGRNRLAACEIAGVEPRFTTYTGDDPTGVILSHNLYRRHISKGQQAMIIAMARSFSEHPLRQQAKLHSISLTRISNAATVLQHARDLAEQVRVGTLGLDAAYSTALENKARAAAIQAQHERLREHAPDLAEQVTEGQLTLDDATAALDQRQHEEQLQQSVKHADALRLADGDPAPPLVQLVEQGEITWSEAHERAEQFLAHRRDAIHQAQQALRAIAENWAAVQHLATRPNTPYARDVLGGLAPEARFLALSLTTLV, via the coding sequence ATGGCCGACCTGCGGGCACGGATCAAGCGGTACATGGCGATGGCGAGCGACTACGCCGTCGTGGCCGTGACGCAGTGGGGCGCAGCGACGACAGTGCCGATAGGCCCCACTCAGTTCACCAACCTCAGCTCCGCCTCGGCTCCACATTGGCCGCAGGACACCACCAACGTGCCACCTACAATCCCATCCGAGAAGGAACCCGCCCTGAAGATCCACCCCACCGCCAGCATGTTCCCGACGCTCAGCAAGGACGAGCTGCACGACCTCGCCGAGTCCATCAAGACCGACGGCCAGCACAAGCCGATCGTCCTCGACGCCGACGGCGTCCTCCTCGACGGCCGCAACCGTCTCGCCGCCTGCGAGATCGCCGGCGTCGAGCCCCGCTTCACCACCTACACCGGCGACGACCCCACGGGAGTGATCCTCTCCCACAACCTGTACCGCCGGCACATCAGCAAAGGCCAGCAGGCGATGATCATCGCGATGGCCCGTTCCTTTTCGGAACACCCGCTGCGGCAGCAGGCCAAGCTCCACAGCATCAGCCTGACCCGTATCTCCAACGCGGCCACGGTCCTCCAGCACGCCCGCGACCTCGCCGAGCAGGTACGTGTCGGCACCCTCGGCCTCGATGCCGCCTACAGCACCGCTCTTGAGAACAAGGCCCGCGCCGCCGCGATCCAGGCCCAGCACGAGCGCCTGCGCGAGCACGCTCCCGACCTCGCCGAACAGGTCACCGAGGGCCAGCTCACTCTCGACGACGCCACGGCGGCACTCGACCAGCGGCAACACGAGGAACAGCTCCAGCAGTCCGTGAAGCACGCCGACGCTCTCCGTCTCGCCGACGGCGACCCCGCCCCGCCTCTGGTTCAGCTCGTCGAACAGGGAGAGATCACCTGGAGCGAGGCCCACGAGCGTGCCGAACAGTTCCTCGCCCACCGGCGGGACGCCATCCACCAAGCGCAGCAGGCCCTCCGGGCGATCGCCGAGAACTGGGCCGCCGTCCAACACCTCGCCACCCGACCGAACACCCCTTACGCCCGGGACGTCCTCGGCGGCCTCGCACCCGAGGCCCGCTTCCTCGCCCTGAGCCTGACCACCCTGGTCTGA